One window of Papaver somniferum cultivar HN1 chromosome 9, ASM357369v1, whole genome shotgun sequence genomic DNA carries:
- the LOC113311043 gene encoding diphosphomevalonate decarboxylase MVD2, peroxisomal-like, which produces MADGSDKSWILMVTAQSPTNIAVIKYWGKRDETLILPINDSISVTLDPDHLCTTTTVAVSPKFEKDQMWLNGKEISLAGGRFQSCLREIRSRGTDYEDQEKGISIKKQDWEKLNVHIASFNNFPTAAGLASSAAGFACLVYSLAKLMNVKEDQGQLSAIARQGSGSACRSLYGGFVKWAMGNDPNGSDSIAIQLATEAHWDELVIIIAVVSSRQKETSSTSGMRESVETSPLLHHRAKEVVPERIVQMEEAIKNRDFPSFAKLACVDSNQFHACCLDTSPPIFYMNDTSHKIISCVEKWNRAEGTPQVAYTFDAGPNAVLIAKNRQVATLLLQKLLFYFPPASETDLSSYLIGDKSILKEAGIETMKDVEALPPPPEVKDNIPSKNAGDVSYFICTRPGRGPVVFSDEKALLHPETGLPK; this is translated from the exons aTGGCGGATGGATCAGATAAAAGTTGGATATTAATGGTAACAGCACAATCGCCAACAAATATTGCAGTAATAAAATACTGGGGGAAAAGAGATGAAACCCTTATTCTTCCAATAAATGATAGTATCAGTGTTACATTAGATCCAGATCATTTATGTACAACAACAACTGTCGCTGTTAGTCCCAAATTTGAGAAAGATCAGATGTGGCTTAATGGAAAG GAAATATCCTTAGCTGGTGGTAGATTTCAAAGCTGTTTGAGAGAAATTCGAAGCCGTGGAACTGATTATGAGGATCAAGAAAAAGGGATTTCTATTAAGAAACAAGATTGGGAGAAGTTGAATGTTCACATtgcttctttcaataattttccaaCTGCTGCTGGTTTAGCTTCTTCTGCTGCTGGATTTGCTTGTCTAG TGTATTCCCTTGCAAAACTAATGAATGTGAAAGAAGATCAGGGGCAGCTTTCTGCTATAGCAAG GCAGGGATCAGGCAGTGCTTGTCGCAGTCTCTATGGTGGATTTGTCAAATGGGCCATGGGAAAT GATCCAAATGGAAGTGATAGCATTGCAATTCAACTTGCAACTGAAGCGCATTGGGATgagcttgtaattattattgcaGTG GTAAGTTCTCGACAAAAGGAAACAAGCAGCACCTCAGGAATGCGTGAAAGTGTTGAAACAAGTCCTCTTCTCCATCATAGGGCAAAG GAGGTAGTGCCGGAACGCATAGTGCAAATGGAAGAAGCTATCAAAAATCGCGATTTTCCATCATTCGCTAAGTTAGCTTGTGTTGACAGCAATCAGTTCCATGCATGCTGCTTGGACACATCTCCCCCCATTTTCTATATGAATGATACTTCCCACAA AATCATCAGTTGCGTGGAGAAATGGAACCGGGCTGAAGGTACACCACAG GTGGCTTACACCTTTGATGCGGGTCCAAATGCAGTTCTAATTGCGAAGAATAGACAAGTTGCTACCCTTTTGCTCCAGAAGTTGCTATTCTATTTTCCTCCTGCTTCAGAAACCGATTTGTCTAG TTACTTGATCGGAGACAAGTCAATACTTAAAGAAGCTGGAATTGAAACAATGAAGGATGTGGAAGCTTTGCCACCACCTCCAGAAGTCAAAGATAACATCCCATCCAAGAATGCAGGTGATGTCAGTTACTTCATCTGCACTAGACCTGGAAGAGGTCCAGTAGTTTTCAGCGATGAAAAAGCTCTTCTCCACCCAGAAACTGGGTTGCCGAAGTAA
- the LOC113312645 gene encoding uncharacterized protein LOC113312645: protein MVFICDLLESRLNTFNLAVQHDPSKVEYLLTCMYGYANYNKKKEHWEFIHQICENHSGPWILIGDLNFHLIDTNNNTTSSVDGLVNNIVQSCGLEDLGFVGKDYTWSRNNLGTGIRRSRIDMTLGNVEWNNNYPNSKLMHLNQIGSDHSPILFLTNSHDSACWKPFKFFLTWLEDETCSSVIEEACNIDITGSPGKEVSIS from the coding sequence ATGGTTTTTATATGTGATTTGTTAGAATCTAGATTAAATACTTTCAACCTAGCAGTTCAACATGATCCTAGTAAAGTTGAATACCTTCTTACTTGTATGTATGGCTATGCCAACTATAATAAGAAGAAAGAGCATTGGGAATTTATTCATCAAATTTGTGAAAACCATTCTGGACCATGGATTCTTATTGGAGATCTAAACTTTCATCTTATAGATACCAATAACAACACTACCTCTTCTGTTGATGGTCTTGTTAACAATATTGTTCAATCTTGTGGTCTTGAAGATTTAGGATTTGTTGGGAAAGATTACacatggtctagaaacaatttagGGACTGGCATTAGAAGATCCAGGATAGACATGACTTTAGGAAATGTTGAATGGAATAACAACTATCCAAATTCCAAACTTATGCATCTAAACCAAATTGGTAGTGATCATAGTCCTATCTTGTTTCTTACTAATTCTCATGATTCTGCTTGTTGGAAGCCTTTTAAATTCTTTCTAACTTGGTTAGAAGATGAAACCTGTTCTTCTGTAATTGAAGAGGCTTGTAACATTGATATTACTGGTTCACctggtaaagaagtttcaatCAGCTAG
- the LOC113307547 gene encoding uncharacterized protein LOC113307547 gives MVGINKKISAASARAHTRKKKQNSGLKLAMGMCKTISLVVLMVFVAFVYQAIQSPAPKICGSSDGPPITAPRVKLSDGRHLAYKEHGVPKDEAKYKIVYIHGFDSFRLNPMPLSQELAEDLGIYMVSFDRAGYGESDPNPKRTDKSTALDVEELADQLGLGSKFYVIGFSMGGKATWGCLKYIPHRLAGAALLAPVVNYWWPGFPAKVAKEAYDLQRVQDQWTLRVSHYAPFLTYWWNTQKWFPASSVVSRVIDIFSKQDLELIPRLLSGDRTQIRQQGESVSIFSDMNVAFGGYTFDPMDLESPFSNNEGKVHLWHGDEDLLVPVSLQRYIAEKLPWIQYHELPGAGHLFPYADGMNDAIVKSLLLGEK, from the exons ATGGTAGGAATAAATAAGAAAATTTCTGCAGCATCAGCTAGAGCTCACACAAGAAAAAAGAAGCAGAACAGTGGACTCAAACTTGCAATGG GGATGTGCAAGACAATATCACTAGTAGTGTTGATGGTGTTTGTGGCATTTGTTTATCAAGCAATTCAATCTCCAGCACCAAAGATTTGTGGATCTTCAGATGGCCCACCGATTACGGCACCTAGAGTCAAACTCAGTGATGGGAGACATTTAGCCTACAAAGAACACGGGGTTCCAAAAGATGAAGCCAAGTACAAGATTGTTTACATTCATGGATTCGATTCCTTCAGACTCAACCCAATGCCCTTGTCTCAA GAATTGGCTGAAGATTTGGGGATATATATGGTGTCTTTTGATAGAGCTGGGTATGGAGAAAGTGATCCGAATCCGAAACGTACAGATAAGAGTACTGCGTTAGATGTGGAAGAGCTTGCTGACCAGTTGGGTCTAGGATCCAAATTCTATGTAATTGGATTTTCTATGGGAGGCAAGGCGACTTGGGGCTGCCTCAAATACATCCCTCACCG GTTAGCAGGAGCAGCACTACTCGCTCCAGTAGTTAATTACTGGTGGCCTGGGTTTCCTGCCAAGGTAGCTAAAGAAGCCTATGATCTGCAACGTGTACAAGACCAATGGACTCTTCGAGTGTCTCACTACGCCCCGTTCCTCACCTACTGGTGGAACACTCAGAAATGGTTTCCTGCTTCAAGTGTTGTATCTCGCGTCATTGATATATTTTCCAAGCAGGATTTAGAGCTTATTCCTAGGCTTTTAAGCGGAGACAGG ACACAAATAAGGCAGCAAGGTGAATCCGTGTCAATTTTCAGTGACATGAATGTGGCCTTTGGAGGTTATACTTTTGATCCTATGGATCTTGAGAGTCCCTTCAGTAACAATGAAGGTAAAGTCCACCTATGGCATGGAGATGAAGATTTACTTGTACCAGTTAGTCTGCAACGCTATATTGCCGAAAAGCTTCCATGGATTCAGTACCACGAATTACCAGGTGCAGGACACTTGTTCCCCTATGCTGATGGTATGAATGATGCCATTGTGAAGTCACTCCTACTGGGAGAAAAGTAG
- the LOC113307548 gene encoding DNA-directed RNA polymerase V subunit 7-like, with protein sequence MYLRVELSWNVVVSAEQLHGEGLLLQRAIILQLMEDFSNRKANSDYGYFVAPTALERIGDGKVRQDSGDVLFPVVFKCITFKPFKGEILCGVVNKIMKQGVFLSCGPIEKVFLAAIKMGDYHHFPGENPVFQNDKDSKIEKDVQVRFKVLGTKWIETDREFQILGSLEGDYLGPIYKGEI encoded by the coding sequence ATGTATCTCAGGGTGGAATTATCGTGGAACGTAGTGGTGTCTGCTGAGCAGCTGCATGGTGAAGGGCTGCTTCTCCAAAGAGCTATAATCTTGCAATTGATGGAGGACTTCTCAAACCGCAAAGCGAACTCGGACTACGGGTATTTTGTGGCTCCTACTGCCTTGGAACGCATAGGGGACGGAAAGGTCAGGCAGGATTCAGGCGACGTTCTCTTCCCTGTTGTTTTCAAATGTATCACCTTCAAACCGTTCAAGGGAGAGATCCTGTGTGGTGTGGTGAACAAGATCATGAAGCAGGGGGTTTTCCTAAGCTGTGGtcccattgaaaaggtttttcttgCAGCTATCAAGATGGGAGATTACCATCACTTCCCCGGTGAGAATCCAGTTTTCCAGAATGACAAGGACTCCAAGATAGAGAAGGATGTGCAGGTTCGCTTCAAGGTCCTCGGAACGAAGTGGATTGAAACGGATAGGGAATTTCAGATCTTGGGAAGCTTGGAAGGTGATTATCTGGGACCTATCTACAAGGGTGAAATCTAA